In Ovis canadensis isolate MfBH-ARS-UI-01 breed Bighorn chromosome 23, ARS-UI_OviCan_v2, whole genome shotgun sequence, the DNA window caatgcaaagaaatagaggaaaagaacagaatgggaaagactagagatctcttcaagaaaattagagataccaagggaacatttcatgcaaagatgggctcgataaaggacagaaatggtatggacctaacagaagcagaagatattaagaagaggtggcaagaatacacagaagaactgtacaaaaaagatcttcacaacccagataatcatgatgatgtgatcactaatctagagccagacatcttggaatgtgaagtcaagtgggccttaggaagcatcactacaaacaaagctagtggaggtgatggaattccagttgagctgtttcaaattctgaaagatgatgctgtgaaagtgctgcactcaatatgccagcaaatttggaaaactcagcagtggacacagaaaggaaaaggtcagttttcattccaattccaaagaaaggcaatgccaaagaatgctcaaactacagcacaattgcactcatctcacatactagtaaagtaatgctcaaaattctccaagccaggcttcagcaatatgggaaccgtgaactccctgatgttcaagctgattttagaaaaggcagaggaaccagagatcaaattcccaacatccgttggatcatggaaaaagcaagagagttccataaaaacatctatttctgctttattgactatgccaaagcctttgactgtgtggatcacaataagctgtggaaaattctgaaagacatgggaataccagaccacctaacctgcctcttgagaaatctgtatgcaggtcaggaagcaacagttagaactggacatggaacaacagattggttccaaataggaaaaggagtacgtcaaggctgtatattgtcaccctgcttatttaacttctatgcagagtacatcatgagaaatgctggactggaagaaacacaagctggaatcaagactgccgggagaaatatcaataacctcagatatgcagatgacaccacccttatggcagaaagtgaagaggaactaaaaagcctcttgatgagtgtgaaagatgagagcaaaaaaattggcttaaaggtcaacattcagaaaacgaagatcatggcatccagtcccatcacttcatgagaaatagatggggaaacagtggaaacagtgtcagactttattttggggggctccagaatcactgaagatggtgactgcagccatgaaattaaaagacgcttactccttggaagaaaagttatgactaacctagatagtatattcaaaagcagagatattactttgccaactaaggtccatctagtcagggctatggtttttcctgtggtcatgtatggatgtgagagttggactgtgaagaaggctgagcaccgaagaactgatgcttttgaactgtggtgttggagaagactcttgagagtcccttggactacacggagatccaaccagtccattctgaaggagatcaaccctgggatttctttgcaaggaatgatgctaaagctgaagctaagctccagtactttggccacctcatgcgaagagtggactcattggaaaagactctgatgctgggagggactgggggcaggaggagaaggggacgaccgaggatgagatggctggatggcatcatggactcgatggatgtgagtctgagtgaactccaggagttggtgatggacagggaggcctggcgtgctgtgattcatggggtcacaaagagttggacacgactgagcgactgaactgaactataaaaatcatagaaattaaagaaggcctaaataaatggaaagatatcccataaTCAcggattggaagacttaatactATTAAGATGGCAATATTCCCTAAATTGGTGTACACATTCAACaaaattcctatcaaaatcccaggggtgtatgtgtttctttctttttttttttttcagaaattgacAAACTAATCCTAAAgattatatggaaatgcaagggaCCCAGAATGGCCAAGCCAATCTTAACAAGGAACAGAATAGGActaacacttcctgatttcacagCTTATTACAAAGCTATgctaatcaagacagtgtggtacgaCATAAGGCTAGACATACACATCACTGGAATAAACTTGAGACTACAGAAATAAATCCTGATATTTAaagtcaactgattttcaacaagagTGTCGAGGCAACTtgatggtgaaaaaaaaatctttccaagaGATGGTTCTGTGACACCTGGATATCCACACACAAAAGAACAGAGCtgtcaatccctggttggtgaactaagagcccacaagccacatggaatggcaaaaacgaaacaaaaaatcaaaagagtGGATTTGGACACctacctaacaccatacacaaaaacttaTTCCAAATGACCACAAACCTAAAAAGAAGagttaaaactgtaaaacttttgGAGAAAGAGGAGTAAATATTCCTGGTCTTGATTTAGGCAacggtttcttagatatgacactcaAAGCACAAGCAACAGAGTGAAAAAATGGTACACTGGACTTcttcagaattttaaagttttgtGCTGCAAACAATaccaataaaaagtgaaaattcaatCTACAAAATGGGAGGTAATATCTTCATATCATATATCTGATGAGAGATTTCTATccagaatgtataaagaactcctgtgactcaataataaaaagacaactaaTCCAGTTTTAGTGACCAAGGGagataaacagacatttctccaaatggccaacaagtaTATTAAAAGATGCTCTATATCACTAACCATTAGAGAACGTTGTGACGTAATAAAATGCCACAACTAGCAGGATATCATtccaaaaaaacagcaacaaaaacacacaaataacAAGAGTAGACAAAGACATGGAGAAATCCAATACCATCATGTCGCtgttggaaatgtaaaatggtatagccacgtCTGAAAACAGTTGGCAATTTCTCAAAACATGTAATTATAATATGATTCAGCTACCCCACCTGTATATaaccaagaaaaatgaagacttaaATCCATACAAAAATTTGTACAcaggtgttcatagcagcattactcataacagccaaaaagtgTAAACAACTCTAATGTCAATTAATTGAAGGACAGATAAAATGCAATatatctaaacaacaaacaacaaaaaggaaCTAAGTACAGTTGATCCTTCAATGATGACCCTCTGTGAAGTCAAAACTCCTTGCACAGCTATATAGTTGGCCCCTTATATCCCTAGTTCCCCAGATTTACCCAACTGCAGACCATGCAGTGCACACAGTACATGTGTAAGTTCAAAtccgtgttgttcaagggtcaactgtgctGATGCCTGCTATTATGTTTATACAATGTGGGCGAACCTTGAGAACACTATGCTACGTGAAGGAAGTCAAGACTACATATTTATGTTTCCATTTACACAAAACATCTAGGATAGgttgcctgcatgcatgctaagtcgcttcagtcatgtctgactctgtgcaaccctacggactgcagcctgccaggctcctctgtccatgggattctccaggcaagaacactggagtgggttgccatgccctcctccaggcgatcttccccacccaggcatggAACACAACTGtcttttgtcttctgcattggtaggcgggttctttaccactagcaccaccggggaggcaatggcaccccactccagtactcttgcctggaaaatcctatggacagaggagcctggtaggctgcagtccatgtgacttcactttcactttttaccttcatgcattggagaaggaaatggcaacccactccagtgttcttgcctggagcatcccaagaacagggagcctggtgggctgccatctatggggtcgcacagagtcagacaagactgaagcgacttagcagcagcagcaccagcggGGAAGGCCCTAGGATAGATTAGAAGTTGCCAAAAGCCAAAGGGATGAGAAGGATGTGGGACTAACTGCTGTGTCTGCTCTGCTTAATCTCTCAgaagtgtttgactctttgaggccccatagaccgcaggccaccaggctcctctgtccatggggatcctccaggcaagaatactggagtggactgccatgcccacCCATAATTGGATTGCAGAGTTCCATAACTCTGTGAAAAACCATCTTATTTTAAAACGGTGCATCACTTGATGGTAGTAGTACCacatagtgaaagtcgctcattcatgtctgactcttatgcgACCCATGTATAGGCCATGGAATCCTCtcggccataatactggagtgggtagcctttcccttctccaggggatcttccctacccagggctcccacactgcaggcagattctttacccactgagccacaaatGGTATGTGAATAATATCTCAACAAGCTTTTAAACGAAATAAGTATCTGGAGTGTAATGCTGCACAATGATATGAACATACTAAATGCCGCTGAACTATATAGCTAAAATGGTAACTTttatgattgcagccatgaaattacgcctactccttggaagaagagttatgaccaacccagacagcatattgaaaagcagagacattactttgccaactaaggtctgtctagtcaaggctatggtttttccagtggtcatgtatggatgagagagttggactgtgaagaaagctgagcgccaaagaattgatgcttttgaactgtggtgttggagaagactcttgagatcccttggactgcaaggagatccaaccagtccattctaaaggagatcagccctgggtgttctttggaaggactgatgctaaagctgaaactccagtactttggccacctcgtgcgaagagttgactcattggaaaagactctgatgctgggaagcactgggagcaggaggaaaaggggacgacagaggatgagatggctggatggcatcacggactcgatggacgtgagtctgagtgaactccgggagatggtgatggacagggaggcctggcgtgctgtgattcatggggtcacaaagagtcggacacgactgagcgactgaactgaactgatattatttaaattttatgataacaatatgaccaacctagacagcattttaaaaagcagagacattactttgccaacaaaggtcggtctagtcaaggctacagtttttccattagtcatgtatggatgtgagaattggactataaagaaagctgagcactgaagaattgatgcttttgaactgtggtattggagaagactcttgagagtcccttagactacaaggagttccaaccagtccatcctaaaggagatcagtcctgggtgttcattggaaggactgatgctgaagctgaaactccaatactttggccaactgatgcggagagctgactcatttgaaaagaccctgatgctgggaaagattgagggcaggagaaggggaagacagaggatgagatggttggatggcatcaccgacacaatagtcatgggtttgggtggactccgggagttggtgatggacagggaggcctggcatactgcggttcatggggtcgcagagtcggacacgactgagcaactgaacaacaaaaaatgtttagaaatactAATTTCAATAACTTATTTGGGGGGCATTTGCGTCTTACCAGTACTCTTCTGTTAATGAACCGCTTTTCACAAGTAAAGCAACTGTGCTTGCGTCTGGAAAGCAGGGCCTCCAAAATAATTAGGGGGCTCTGTGTGGGAGTGAACGGCGACGAGCCCTTCTTCAGAGAGGTTATCCTCTTCGTTCACTCCCTGGTCCCAGTCGCACCGAGGAAACTCGAACGCCGACTCACTGGAGACACAGTAGGTCTGAAGCAGCCGCCGCCTCTAAGACGCTCATGACACTAAGCCCACCTTCAGCCCCAGTACCTGAGTGGAGTCCACGCCCCTGCCCGGCCCGGGCGCGCGCACGCACTGGCCGGCGCACACGCTCTGCGGGCGCGCGCACGCACTCGCCGGCGCTCACGCTCTGTGGGCGGGCGGGCTCACTCGCCGGCGCTCTCGGCCTGTGGGAGCGCTCCGCGCCCGGAAGGACTGCTGAGCGGGAGGGTCCGGTGTGGGCAGAGGTGGGTGCGCGGCTGGAGAcggtggggagggggcggcgaGTGATGCGCGGGTGTGCGATTCCAGGGGTCCCCTCGCCTTGGTTTCTTGGCCGGGGGGCAGTGGCGTTCCTGTGGCGGGATCGGGGTCGGAACTTGGTAGACGCGGGCCTGGCCCTGCGGGCGGCGCATCGACTGCCCCTCGGGGTGAGCCCCCGTGAGCCGGGGGCTCCGTGGGCTCCGTGGGCTCCGTGGTGAGGCTCCGTGGGCTCCGTGGTGAGGCTCCGTGGGGTGGGGCCCCCGTGGTGAGGCTCCGTGGGGCGGGGGGTCCCGTGGGTGTGCCATGGGGGGGCTGTGAGGAACTGGCCGGTGATTTCCCTCCACTCCCCCGCAGACCTGTCGGCTCAAGATGTCGTACATGCTCCCGCACCTGCACAATGGCTGGCAGGTTGATCAGGCCATCCTTTCGGAAGAAGATCGCGTGGTCGTCATTCGATTTGGGCACGACTGGGACCCTACCTGCATGAAGATGGATGAGGTTCTGTACAGCATTGCTGAAAAGGTAAAGCAGCCACACCTCCCGTCACGTCCTGCCGCCAGGTTTGGTGTTTGCATCCTGTCGGATTGCTGTTGTTTTGCCGGTAAGAATTAAAAGTACAGCCAGTTCACCGGTTAAGGAGAAGCAGTAGGATTCACAGAAGTACAGACATACCTTGGAGTATGAGGATGGGTTCCCTGAAATTGGTCAGAATAGCTTATATCCTTACTGGCAGAAGTTTCCATAGATTCTCAAATTTTTAAGAGGTTCATGATGTCTCTCCCTGAAGAAGTGATTCTTATTAATTTATAGGGATTTTAACTCATAGGTGTTTTCAAAAATTTACATCTATAGTGCCAGGAGCAAAACACGTTTGCAGCATTTGGCTGAGTGTAGGAGCTTACTTTGAATGGCTTAGTTTAAAAAACTTGACTTTTTTTTGGTACCGTGTTTATTTGTTGTATGTATTGAGCAGAACGTCTATGGTAACAACATAGtaaattcccttctttttctttgagtCCCTTCTTTACCCTAGGGTGCTCTTTGTAAGTGACTTGATTTATAGCTTAGAGTGATACCAGTGTAGGAAACATTGGGAAAAGGTAGAACTGTAATGTTAGAACTAGTTTTCCTAATCCTTAAATTTAGTACAGGGGGTTGTCTGTGGCCCTTTGCTGACAATAAAGAGCAATTGTAGGGTACTGTTGAGTAACTAGGGCTTAATTCTCTTTCTGTAATTGTCTCATGGGTATTTTAAGGTAAATTGATTTAGATTTTTGCAACTGTAGTAATAGGGCAAGAGGCAAAAATATTAGGGTATTAATAAGAAGTTTAATATTCAATGTTAATTTGAgaggttattcattttattaaagagTATAAAAATAAGGGAAACATTGAAGCCATCATTTATTTCACAGGAGTAAGATATGCTAGTATGGGCTGGATTAAAATAACTCCTTTGAATAAAGAGTAACAGGTGTAAGGATATAGTTTGTATTTAGGAATTGAAAAGTAGTCTGACCTGCCATCAGTAATTTTCACTGTCTCCTCTTTGGTAGGACAGGCAGAGTGAGGTAGGGGTGATGGCACTCTGAACATTAGGGACTATCTTTCTGTGTCTGTCACCGAAAGTGCATCTCAGAGAGTCTGATCCTGGAGATCTGAGATGAGGTCCAGAAACTCCCCCAGGAATTCTGAATcccttcaaggagatccaagtcAGAGCAGGAGTCTGTGGTGATAACCttaccctcctcttcctcttggaCAGAAAGGTGTTGAGGGAGCTTGAAGAGATGCCTGGGGAACTCAGGAGAGCAGGGTTCTTCCAATTGGGTCCTCCCTGTCAGGTCCGAGGTCAGGAGTGAGGTGGTGCCCAGAAGTCATTTCCCCATGACTTGAGCCACAGTGGTTAAGGGCAGAGACTGCAGAAGTCAGTGATGATGGATGAAGACCCTGTTTCAGTAAGTGAATCACTGCTGTGTGGACGCTGACGTAACTTAGGTGTGTGTTCTGGGTTCTGCCTTGCAGGTGGCGAGTAAGCATCAGGGGATGTCCAGACCCGGTGGCCCTCAGCATGAGGCTAGAATGGCAGAGGCGTGAGGGTTGTTTGCTGTTCATATCTGAGCAAAACTCAGCAAGATACTCTTAGCTAGGAGACAGATTTTGTGTCAGTGTAAGTTTTTAGGGACTTTTACCAGAATTGTTCTTTTCTAATCCCTATGTAGTGGTCAGAGACCAGATTGCTATACTGCTAGCAGGTGGCTCTTTTTGGAATGGAACCTGTTGGTAAGAACAGTTTAATTGGGCTCACTTGGAGTATTTTTCTCTAGTCTTTTaagttattctttttcttttatcccaatttctattttaataaacTTCTAATACTATGTAATAGTATAGTCTTTGAAAATGCAAACTTGAAATGCGTTACACAACTGTTAATGTTCTATTTTCTGCTTAGTGTAAGGGCAGAATATGAGTTTATAATTTTGGAAGCCCTTTTTGGGGATGTTCAACAggaatttttgaaatttaaggTTTTAGTATAAAGAACAATTTAACTGTCTATCTCCCTCTGCAGAAATGGCAGATAATGGGAGATCTTCCTCATCTTGTTACGAGCTCTGTTTGGATACCCCAGCTGTTTTAAAGTGAGTAAAATTCCAACATTGAGGCTGGACTTGATTATACTATTCTCCTGGAATGTGTTTTATTGACTGACTGCTTCAGCAGCCCCAACCCCACCTCATGCTGGATTAGTTTTGAGCTGTACTGAAAACATAGAGATACGTTGAAAGATTTTGCAgatgtttgcagtttggtagaattattatcaaaataaagttccaggacttccctgtggtccagtggcccCGACCCcaggctcccaaagcagggggcccagattcaatccctggtcagggaactagctcccatgtgccacaactaaagatcccacgtgccacaactgaagatcccatgtgccacaactaagacctggtgcagcaaagtaaataaaaataaatatttaaaaaattaagttttctgATTAGTGGGTGATTTTATGCACAGCTTCAAGGTAAGACTATTTTTGTCTTGCCATTTTGGGGGAGTGTACTTTGCCAGCACTGTGACCAAGTCCCATTATGTGTAAGAATAAATGGGATGTTTAATTCTTGTATGTTTAAAGAGTTCATACaagtagaatttaaaatatgcaaaacctCAGTGATACTATCTCATAGTCAGACCTTCTAATTTGTATATAAGGTAAATGTATTCGTGGAATTATTTAGGAATGACTTCGGGGCTCTTTCTTAAACATGTCATAAAGTAGGTTGAATCTGCAGAAGTTTATGCTCAACTGAGAAATCTCATAGGAACCAGTAACCAATCAGAGCAAATAATAGTTTGAGAAAAGGAAGTTATCATGCAGTTTTTTGATGGCTTTGAAAGGAACTATCTAAAAGTGTAAATATTGATACTTCAAAAATACCTGGTACCAATTGACAGTCAAGAACATTTGTCCAGAATTTTAAGTGGGTTCTTAGCTAATGGAGGAGCTTCATAGAGAAAGTAGAAGGCAACACTGACAGCCTTCAGTCTTAGTGACATGCGTGAGTGGCATTGAGTGGCATGCAGGACTGTGGAACTGCACTGTGACTGTGTGAGAGAGGGGCCAACTGGCGCCGCAGGGCTAGAGGACCTGTCAGGTGACCTCCTCTAGGAAGAACAGACTGTCTTTTAAGGCAGGTCTGTTTGAAC includes these proteins:
- the TXNL4A gene encoding thioredoxin-like protein 4A isoform X1; the encoded protein is MTLSPPSAPVPEWSPRPCPARARARTGRRTRSAGARTHSPALTLCGRAGSLAGALGLWERSAPGRTAEREGPVWAETCRLKMSYMLPHLHNGWQVDQAILSEEDRVVVIRFGHDWDPTCMKMDEVLYSIAEKVKNFAVIYLVDITEVPDFNKMYELYDPCTVMFFFRNKHIMIDLGTGNNNKINWAMEDKQEMIDIIETVYRGARKGRGLVVSPKDYSTKYRY